One Sphingomonas endolithica DNA segment encodes these proteins:
- a CDS encoding aldehyde dehydrogenase, with protein sequence MATLVGESPTRTFDRHNPVTGTVATTTPAATVADVDAACAAAAAAFPAWSVVGPTARRALLNKAADALEARKDAFITAMVDEIGATPPWAGFNLMFAANVIREAAAMTTQIGGEVIPSDKPGCIAMGLREPVGVMVGIAPWNAPIILGVRAIAMPLACGNAVILKASEQCPKTHALIVEAFQEVLPEGTVHLISNAPQDAGEIVGALIDNPHVRRINFTGSTHVGKIIAKRAAEHLKPVLLELGGKAPFLVLDDADLDEAVKAAAFGAFMNSGQICMSTERIIVVDSVADTFAEKFAAKAKTLAVGNPAEGKTQLGAVVDQKTVDTVSGLVEDALAKGAERIAGGDSQGVLMPATVIDKVTTDMRLFRDESFGPVVGIIRARDEAHAIELANDTAYGLSAAVFTKDTARGLRVAKQIQSGICHINGPTVHDEAQMPFGGTKASGYGRFGGKAGIDSFTELRWITIETQTGHYPI encoded by the coding sequence ATGGCTACTTTGGTTGGCGAAAGCCCCACGCGAACGTTTGATCGCCACAACCCCGTCACTGGCACAGTTGCCACCACGACCCCGGCCGCCACGGTCGCCGATGTCGACGCAGCCTGCGCTGCCGCCGCTGCCGCGTTTCCGGCCTGGTCGGTGGTCGGGCCTACCGCGCGGCGCGCGCTGCTCAACAAGGCGGCCGATGCGCTGGAGGCGCGCAAGGACGCCTTCATTACCGCGATGGTCGATGAAATCGGCGCGACGCCGCCCTGGGCCGGGTTCAACCTGATGTTCGCCGCGAATGTGATCCGCGAAGCCGCGGCGATGACCACGCAGATCGGCGGCGAAGTGATCCCCTCCGACAAGCCGGGCTGCATCGCCATGGGGCTGCGCGAGCCGGTCGGGGTGATGGTCGGCATCGCGCCGTGGAACGCACCGATCATCCTCGGCGTGCGCGCGATCGCCATGCCGCTGGCGTGCGGCAATGCGGTGATCCTCAAGGCCAGCGAACAATGCCCGAAGACGCATGCCCTGATTGTCGAGGCGTTCCAGGAAGTACTGCCCGAAGGCACGGTTCATCTGATCAGCAATGCGCCGCAGGACGCCGGCGAGATTGTCGGTGCGTTGATCGACAACCCGCATGTGCGCCGGATCAACTTCACCGGATCGACGCATGTCGGCAAGATCATCGCCAAGCGCGCGGCCGAGCATCTCAAGCCGGTGTTGCTCGAACTGGGCGGCAAGGCGCCGTTCCTGGTGCTCGACGACGCCGATCTCGACGAAGCGGTGAAGGCCGCCGCATTCGGCGCGTTCATGAATTCGGGCCAGATCTGCATGTCGACCGAGCGGATCATCGTCGTCGACAGCGTCGCTGATACGTTTGCCGAGAAGTTCGCTGCCAAGGCCAAGACGCTGGCCGTCGGCAACCCTGCCGAGGGCAAGACGCAGCTGGGCGCGGTGGTCGATCAGAAGACCGTCGATACCGTCAGCGGGCTGGTCGAGGATGCGCTGGCCAAGGGCGCCGAGCGCATCGCTGGCGGCGATAGCCAAGGCGTGCTGATGCCGGCGACGGTGATCGACAAGGTCACCACCGACATGCGGCTGTTCCGCGACGAGAGCTTCGGCCCGGTCGTCGGCATCATCCGCGCACGCGACGAAGCGCATGCAATCGAGCTTGCCAATGACACGGCCTATGGCCTGTCGGCGGCGGTGTTCACCAAGGATACCGCACGGGGCTTGCGCGTGGCCAAGCAAATCCAGTCCGGTATCTGCCACATCAACGGACCCACGGTGCACGACGAGGCGCAGATGCCGTTCGGCGGCACCAAAGCCTCCGGCTACGGCCGCTTTGGCGGCAAGGCCGGGATCGACAGCTTCACCGAGCTACGCTGGATCACGATCGAGACCCAGACGGGCCATTATCCGATCTGA